The following are encoded together in the Actinobacillus lignieresii genome:
- a CDS encoding YbaN family protein has product MKLFYIITGFLCIGLGILGAILPGLPTTPFLLLALFCFGKSSPRLQQWFMRTKIYQKYLKEYDEKRAMTMKQKVTILLISAPFCLVSFFALPNIWGKLTLIAVIICQYWYFFCKITTIPPETRDSRSNA; this is encoded by the coding sequence ATGAAACTTTTCTACATTATCACAGGATTCTTATGTATCGGGCTTGGCATTTTAGGCGCAATTCTGCCGGGCTTACCGACTACGCCGTTTTTATTGCTTGCGTTGTTTTGCTTCGGCAAAAGTTCGCCTCGCTTACAACAATGGTTTATGCGCACTAAAATTTATCAAAAATATTTGAAGGAATATGATGAAAAACGTGCGATGACTATGAAGCAAAAAGTCACGATTTTGTTAATTTCCGCCCCGTTTTGCCTTGTTTCCTTTTTCGCATTACCGAATATTTGGGGCAAATTAACTTTAATTGCCGTGATTATTTGCCAATATTGGTACTTTTTCTGCAAAATCACTACTATTCCGCCGGAAACAAGAGATAGCCGTTCAAATGCTTAG
- a CDS encoding glycosyltransferase family 2 protein has product MIDVIIPCYNAEQTLMRAVQSALNQPELGTLWLIDDASTDNTLALAQHLQAQVPHKIRVESMPKNGGVAKARNWGALQSEADFIAFLDADDAYEDHALQIAEGIFTFRPEAAVVRLALKPIEFPERYTAHANFEYAWQHMRMTCGGNTVFRRAFFLACGGFPQHQLFRELGGEDGALGIATTKISMVATAFNDAGVLHYYHEGMYAERLLDAILFNQHPAEVTQEKMLQAEAVTEKICQQVQQLQECLTTKKIGIKPLNIQWN; this is encoded by the coding sequence ATGATAGATGTGATTATTCCTTGCTATAACGCCGAACAGACGTTAATGCGTGCGGTACAGAGTGCGTTAAACCAACCGGAATTAGGTACGTTATGGCTAATTGACGATGCCTCAACCGATAATACACTCGCATTAGCTCAACATCTGCAAGCGCAAGTACCGCATAAAATTCGTGTCGAATCAATGCCGAAAAACGGCGGTGTCGCTAAAGCTAGAAATTGGGGCGCATTACAAAGCGAAGCCGACTTTATCGCGTTTTTAGATGCGGATGATGCCTACGAAGATCATGCCTTGCAAATTGCCGAAGGGATTTTTACTTTTCGACCGGAAGCCGCCGTCGTCCGATTGGCACTTAAACCGATAGAATTCCCCGAACGTTATACCGCTCACGCTAACTTTGAATACGCTTGGCAACATATGCGAATGACATGCGGCGGGAATACCGTGTTTCGCCGTGCATTCTTTCTGGCTTGCGGCGGCTTTCCGCAACATCAGCTGTTTCGAGAATTAGGTGGTGAAGACGGAGCTTTGGGCATTGCCACGACTAAAATCAGTATGGTCGCAACCGCATTTAACGATGCCGGTGTTTTACATTACTACCACGAAGGGATGTATGCGGAACGTTTACTGGATGCGATTTTATTTAATCAACATCCGGCGGAGGTTACTCAAGAAAAAATGCTGCAAGCCGAAGCCGTGACCGAAAAGATCTGCCAACAAGTGCAACAGTTACAAGAATGCCTCACGACTAAAAAAATCGGGATAAAGCCGCTGAATATTCAATGGAATTAG
- the lpxH gene encoding UDP-2,3-diacylglucosamine diphosphatase encodes MIYFIADLHLNESQPQITEHFLQFMQQKAPLAESVYILGDFFDFWIGDDEQSALIDQVKTALKTLTTSGVKCYFICGNRDFLLGKRFAQETGIEILPDYHLLDLYGHKTLICHGDTLCIDDVKYQQFRRKVHQKWLQWLFLRLPLSLRIRIAQKIRAKSKQDKQSKSADIMDVNPAFTAETVKRFGATYLIHGHTHRQAVHSEVEFTRIVLGDWKADYASVLKFDEQGFEFI; translated from the coding sequence ATGATTTATTTTATTGCAGACCTACACCTCAATGAGTCACAACCTCAGATTACCGAACACTTTTTGCAATTTATGCAACAAAAAGCACCGCTTGCGGAAAGTGTGTATATCTTAGGCGATTTCTTTGATTTCTGGATTGGCGATGACGAACAATCCGCTCTTATCGACCAAGTGAAAACCGCCCTAAAAACCCTCACTACAAGCGGTGTAAAATGCTATTTTATTTGCGGAAACCGTGATTTCTTATTAGGCAAACGCTTCGCGCAAGAAACCGGTATTGAAATTCTGCCCGATTATCATCTGTTAGATTTATACGGTCACAAAACGCTGATTTGCCACGGTGATACGCTTTGTATTGATGATGTGAAATACCAACAATTCCGCCGTAAAGTGCATCAGAAATGGCTGCAATGGCTCTTTTTACGTTTACCGCTCTCTCTGCGAATTCGTATCGCGCAAAAAATTCGTGCGAAGAGTAAACAAGATAAACAATCTAAATCCGCCGATATTATGGATGTGAATCCGGCATTTACCGCCGAAACGGTAAAACGCTTTGGCGCAACTTATCTGATTCATGGCCATACCCACCGCCAAGCGGTGCATTCTGAGGTGGAATTTACCCGCATCGTCCTCGGTGACTGGAAAGCGGATTACGCTTCCGTTTTAAAATTTGATGAACAGGGATTTGAGTTTATATGA
- a CDS encoding DUF1523 family protein, which produces MKAILKYFLILVSLSFFIVLGGAVNYAMPSYETTTVTGMEVRRMDKDGIISKSNPADGEVRDVYFLFTEHPETKKVMVYRNEDTGWGLPPYFKFGSADIQAKAQAYANEKQLVQIKYYGWRINFLNEFRNIVSIKPLAEGESSAMPIFSYILYGVLALLFFLSIQFIRGIFRSE; this is translated from the coding sequence ATGAAAGCGATTTTAAAATATTTTCTGATTCTCGTCTCACTCTCATTTTTTATTGTGTTGGGCGGTGCGGTCAATTATGCAATGCCAAGTTATGAAACCACAACGGTAACCGGGATGGAAGTACGTCGTATGGATAAAGACGGTATTATCAGTAAATCCAATCCGGCGGACGGCGAAGTACGTGACGTATATTTCTTGTTTACCGAACATCCGGAAACTAAAAAAGTGATGGTGTACCGTAACGAAGATACCGGCTGGGGCTTACCGCCTTATTTCAAATTCGGTTCTGCCGATATTCAAGCTAAAGCCCAAGCGTATGCGAACGAAAAACAACTGGTGCAAATTAAATATTACGGCTGGCGTATTAACTTCTTAAACGAGTTTAGAAACATTGTGTCAATCAAACCGTTAGCCGAAGGCGAAAGCAGCGCAATGCCGATTTTCAGTTATATTCTCTACGGCGTATTAGCACTGCTCTTCTTCCTCTCCATTCAATTTATTCGCGGTATCTTCCGTAGCGAATAA
- a CDS encoding TatD family hydrolase, which translates to MKDLFIIDSHCHLDALDYETRHKNVDQVIENAKARGVHHFISICTTLGRFEAMKALTAHRNDVSLSCGVHPLNVEEEPFDYDKLLTFAQDEKVVAIGETGLDYHYTPETKALQQSLFSQQIEIANKVNKPLIIHTRSARQDTMDMLIESKAENCGGVLHCFTEDWDMAKRALDIGFYISISGIITFRNAEELRDVVRKVPLDRLLVETDSPYLAPIPYRGKPNQPAYVRETCEYLAALKGVSTEELARITTENVQNLFKIKL; encoded by the coding sequence TTGAAAGACTTATTTATTATCGACTCACATTGTCATTTAGATGCCTTAGATTACGAAACTCGCCATAAAAACGTGGACCAGGTAATCGAAAATGCTAAAGCGCGTGGTGTACACCACTTTATTTCGATTTGTACCACGCTTGGGCGTTTTGAGGCGATGAAAGCCTTAACTGCGCATCGTAATGATGTCTCGCTTTCTTGTGGCGTTCATCCGCTGAATGTAGAAGAAGAGCCATTTGATTACGATAAATTACTTACCTTCGCACAAGATGAAAAAGTGGTGGCTATCGGCGAAACCGGCTTAGATTACCACTACACGCCGGAAACCAAAGCGTTACAACAATCGTTGTTTTCGCAACAAATTGAAATTGCCAATAAAGTGAATAAGCCACTTATTATCCACACCCGATCGGCTCGCCAAGACACGATGGATATGCTGATTGAGAGCAAGGCAGAAAATTGCGGCGGCGTATTACACTGCTTTACCGAAGATTGGGATATGGCAAAACGTGCGTTGGATATCGGTTTCTATATCTCGATTTCAGGGATTATCACGTTCCGTAATGCGGAAGAATTGCGTGATGTGGTACGTAAAGTGCCGCTCGATCGTTTATTGGTTGAAACCGATTCGCCTTATCTTGCGCCGATTCCGTACCGTGGTAAGCCGAATCAGCCTGCCTATGTGCGTGAAACTTGCGAGTATCTTGCCGCACTAAAAGGCGTTTCGACTGAAGAATTAGCTCGCATTACCACTGAAAATGTGCAAAACTTATTCAAGATTAAACTCTAA
- a CDS encoding IS256 family transposase, variant Zn-binding type → MFCSSFNLKKYGKINGVQRYKCLDCHRNFVASKRLNSQEIWFKYTSLKQTIRQLTIEYQCSERTIRRHLQKSIKAEQKPLPETINIVMDTTHFKQRFAVLVLVDSLSSKPVYFRFIPAEKNQYYFEAISELMEKGIKIQSITCDGRRGLLNAYLDIPTQMYHFHQVGRGIFYLTKSPKSPAGKALLELYYSLKSYTKETLNQALLQWLNEYKTYFNERSEHNAKRFKHKRLRSAYWSLKRSINYLFTYQDYPELHIAHTTNLVESFFKLMKAKLAPHQGLTDEHKMVFIKDFICQRS, encoded by the coding sequence ATTTTCTGCTCATCTTTTAACCTCAAAAAATATGGCAAAATTAATGGTGTTCAACGCTATAAATGTCTTGATTGCCATCGTAATTTTGTTGCATCCAAACGACTTAATTCACAAGAAATTTGGTTTAAGTATACCTCGCTAAAACAAACCATTCGGCAGCTTACTATTGAATATCAATGTTCTGAAAGAACCATCAGAAGACATCTTCAAAAATCCATCAAAGCTGAGCAAAAACCTTTACCCGAAACCATTAACATCGTGATGGATACCACACATTTTAAACAGCGTTTTGCCGTATTGGTTTTAGTGGATTCACTCTCTTCCAAACCGGTCTACTTTCGTTTTATTCCCGCTGAGAAAAATCAGTATTATTTCGAAGCTATATCAGAATTAATGGAAAAAGGCATTAAGATTCAATCGATTACCTGCGATGGTAGGCGAGGGTTATTAAATGCTTATCTTGATATTCCAACTCAGATGTATCATTTTCATCAAGTTGGGAGAGGGATATTTTATTTAACGAAATCACCCAAATCTCCGGCTGGGAAAGCGTTATTGGAGCTATACTATTCACTTAAATCTTATACAAAAGAGACGCTTAATCAAGCATTACTGCAATGGCTGAATGAGTATAAAACTTACTTTAACGAACGCTCGGAGCATAATGCAAAACGGTTTAAACACAAACGATTAAGAAGTGCCTATTGGAGTCTAAAACGTAGCATAAATTATTTATTTACCTATCAAGATTATCCTGAACTGCATATTGCACATACGACGAATTTAGTCGAGTCATTTTTTAAGCTGATGAAAGCAAAATTAGCTCCTCACCAAGGATTGACTGATGAACATAAGATGGTGTTTATAAAGGATTTTATTTGCCAGCGAAGTTAA
- a CDS encoding MacB family efflux pump subunit — translation MKQPLIELKNIERRYRNGNTETTVLKSVNLKVYAGEMIAIVGASGSGKSTLMNILGALDIADCGEYWFRGRNIASLSNDELAELRCSHFGFVFQRYHLLPHLSAIGNVEVPAIYSATDKYRRTERAKELLCRLGLEKQLENKPSQLSGGQQQRVSIARALMNGGEIILADEPTGALDSQSSQEVLNVLKELNAQGHTIILITHDMNIAQNANRIIKIKDGEIIADNSSYCKNSLSPSTKQERQSLNCLMSLRGYKESFVMAFSMMRAHKIRTFLTMLGIIIGIAAVVCVVALGEGTKHKVLNEFSSLGSNTIDIFPGKNWGDTEAYKIQTLNSSDVNLLRQQPYVKGATPNLSLELPIRFLNKTANATINGVSQDFFMLKNYKLLSGRFFNQQDVDTYQAVGIIDKKSRDVIFGTKIAESNIVFIGDVPISIIGVVESASQTTEGQRTTIWLPYNTMAARLRNQPYFQQITVQLRENFVPAAADKAIVDLLAAKHGRKDFFTFSSSKFLQSLNRTTQALTLMISSIAFISLVVGGIGVMNIMLVSVIERTKEIGIRIAVGAKEKDILHQFLIESATVSLIGGIIGILLSLLFGLVFSLLTDSIKMQFTFSSFFIAFLCSSLIGIIFGYFPARNAARLKPIEALSRE, via the coding sequence ATGAAACAACCATTAATTGAATTAAAAAATATTGAGCGTCGTTATCGCAATGGCAATACCGAAACAACAGTATTGAAATCAGTTAATTTAAAAGTATACGCGGGCGAAATGATTGCTATTGTCGGAGCTTCTGGCTCTGGCAAATCCACTTTAATGAATATCTTAGGTGCATTGGATATAGCAGATTGTGGTGAATATTGGTTTCGAGGGCGAAATATCGCCTCTTTGAGCAATGATGAGTTAGCAGAGTTACGTTGTAGTCATTTCGGTTTTGTTTTTCAGCGTTATCACTTGTTGCCACATCTAAGCGCAATCGGAAATGTAGAAGTTCCTGCTATTTATTCGGCAACAGATAAATATAGAAGAACTGAACGAGCGAAGGAGCTGCTATGTCGATTAGGGTTGGAAAAACAACTGGAAAATAAACCTTCTCAACTTTCTGGCGGGCAGCAGCAACGAGTTAGTATTGCTCGAGCATTGATGAATGGAGGAGAGATAATCTTAGCTGATGAGCCTACGGGAGCATTAGATAGCCAAAGCAGCCAAGAAGTATTGAATGTGTTGAAAGAATTAAATGCGCAAGGACACACAATTATCCTAATTACTCATGATATGAATATTGCGCAAAATGCTAACAGAATTATCAAAATCAAAGATGGCGAAATTATTGCAGATAATAGTTCATACTGCAAGAATAGCCTCTCCCCCTCAACAAAGCAGGAAAGGCAAAGTCTAAACTGCTTGATGTCGCTACGAGGCTATAAAGAATCTTTTGTGATGGCATTCAGTATGATGCGTGCTCATAAAATTAGGACGTTTTTGACTATGTTAGGTATAATTATTGGCATTGCTGCTGTCGTATGTGTAGTAGCATTAGGAGAAGGAACCAAACATAAAGTCTTGAATGAATTTAGCTCTTTAGGTAGCAACACAATAGATATTTTTCCTGGTAAAAATTGGGGAGATACCGAAGCATATAAAATTCAAACGTTAAATAGCAGTGACGTAAATTTATTACGCCAACAACCCTATGTGAAAGGTGCGACTCCGAACTTATCGTTAGAATTGCCAATTCGTTTCTTAAATAAAACTGCCAATGCAACGATAAATGGTGTTAGCCAAGATTTCTTTATGTTAAAAAACTACAAATTACTAAGTGGCAGATTTTTTAACCAACAAGATGTAGATACTTATCAAGCTGTTGGCATAATTGATAAAAAATCACGAGATGTAATCTTCGGCACAAAAATTGCAGAAAGCAATATAGTTTTTATCGGTGATGTACCTATTTCGATTATCGGTGTTGTTGAGTCCGCCTCCCAAACAACTGAAGGGCAACGAACCACTATTTGGTTACCGTACAACACTATGGCTGCTCGCTTACGTAACCAACCCTATTTTCAACAAATTACAGTGCAGTTACGAGAAAATTTTGTACCAGCAGCAGCCGATAAGGCTATTGTGGATTTATTGGCAGCAAAGCATGGCAGAAAGGATTTTTTTACTTTCAGTAGTAGCAAGTTCTTGCAATCCTTAAATCGCACTACACAAGCCCTAACTTTAATGATTTCATCTATCGCTTTTATTTCGCTGGTAGTTGGAGGTATAGGAGTTATGAATATTATGTTAGTTTCAGTGATTGAACGAACCAAAGAAATCGGTATCCGCATCGCAGTAGGCGCCAAAGAAAAGGATATACTACATCAGTTTCTAATTGAATCGGCGACAGTTAGTCTGATCGGCGGCATTATTGGTATATTGTTATCATTGTTGTTTGGCTTAGTTTTTTCTTTATTAACAGATAGTATCAAAATGCAATTCACCTTTTCCTCTTTCTTTATTGCATTTTTATGTTCATCCTTAATCGGCATTATCTTTGGCTATTTTCCTGCCCGAAATGCAGCTCGTTTAAAACCAATAGAAGCATTATCAAGAGAATAA
- a CDS encoding efflux RND transporter periplasmic adaptor subunit produces MVILKIKKYIKYTLFTFLLGISYLYFWGEKENYQEIIFHVERGNIQKTVIASGTLQATEQVDIGARVSGQIKHILVQEGQKVKKGQLLAVIDPRLAETELKLAKAELANASANLDTKKINLKQLQSDWERYQRLIRTNATSQKETEEAKSRLDTAKAELQIAQNNLDIAKIRVEKAETELGYTEIRSPLDATVISVFAQNGQTLATTQQVPVLMKLANIDTMKVNTKISEADVIHIQDGAPTSFTLLGESDSQFHGQLDMVKLAPVHITDTKENTNNAIYYYATFKVPNPDHRLRISMTATVTIMLDKRENVLNIPLSALGEMIVPEQYYVTVLRKHGQKEQVVVRTGLKDEAKVEIIEGLVEGDKVLLPVSTTPASNDAEIYSIGL; encoded by the coding sequence GTGGTTATTTTGAAAATTAAGAAATATATTAAATATACCCTATTTACTTTCCTTTTAGGCATATCATATTTATATTTTTGGGGCGAAAAAGAAAATTATCAAGAGATTATTTTTCACGTCGAACGAGGAAATATTCAAAAAACAGTTATTGCTAGCGGCACATTGCAAGCGACTGAACAAGTAGATATTGGTGCACGAGTATCTGGGCAGATTAAGCATATTTTAGTACAAGAAGGACAGAAGGTTAAAAAAGGTCAGCTATTAGCTGTAATTGATCCACGTCTGGCTGAAACGGAATTAAAACTAGCAAAAGCTGAGCTAGCAAACGCTTCTGCTAATTTGGATACAAAAAAGATTAATCTTAAGCAACTGCAATCAGATTGGGAACGTTATCAACGTTTGATACGAACCAATGCGACAAGCCAAAAGGAAACAGAAGAAGCAAAAAGTAGATTAGATACGGCCAAAGCAGAACTTCAAATTGCGCAAAATAATCTAGATATCGCTAAAATCAGAGTGGAAAAAGCTGAAACCGAACTAGGATATACAGAAATTCGTTCTCCACTTGATGCAACAGTAATTTCAGTATTTGCGCAAAATGGTCAAACTTTAGCTACCACCCAACAAGTACCAGTGCTGATGAAATTAGCTAATATTGATACTATGAAAGTCAACACCAAAATTTCAGAAGCAGATGTAATTCATATACAAGATGGTGCTCCAACTTCCTTTACGCTATTGGGAGAGAGTGATTCCCAATTTCACGGGCAACTTGATATGGTAAAACTGGCTCCCGTTCATATTACAGACACTAAAGAAAATACAAACAATGCAATTTATTATTATGCTACTTTCAAAGTGCCTAATCCTGATCATAGACTGCGTATTTCTATGACTGCCACTGTAACGATTATGTTAGATAAACGTGAAAATGTATTGAATATTCCTTTATCAGCCCTAGGGGAAATGATTGTGCCGGAGCAATATTATGTCACGGTCTTGCGTAAACATGGCCAAAAAGAGCAAGTTGTAGTGAGAACAGGACTGAAAGACGAAGCGAAAGTAGAAATTATCGAAGGGTTAGTAGAAGGCGATAAAGTCCTACTGCCCGTTAGTACAACTCCTGCATCTAACGATGCCGAAATTTATAGCATAGGATTATAA
- a CDS encoding MipA/OmpV family protein: MKHSKFKLFKYYLISFPFITFASNVNGAEIGLGGARESSIYYSKHKVATNPFLALDLSLGNFYMRGTAGISEIGYEQSFTDNFSVSLFVNPFDGFSIKGKDLLPGYQSIQTRKTQFAFGWGLNYNLGSLFGLNDTFISMEGKSGKRGASSNVSLLKSFNMTKNWKISPYIGSSYYSSKYTDYYFGIKQSELGNKITSVYKPKAAYATHIGINTDYAFTNNLGMGLSVGWNKYSKEIKQSPIIKRDSQFTSSLNLYYKF; the protein is encoded by the coding sequence ATGAAACATAGCAAATTCAAATTATTTAAATATTATTTAATTAGCTTTCCTTTTATTACTTTTGCAAGTAATGTTAATGGAGCCGAAATTGGATTGGGAGGAGCCCGTGAGAGTAGTATTTACTATTCTAAACATAAAGTAGCAACAAATCCCTTTTTAGCACTTGATCTTTCTTTAGGTAATTTTTATATGAGAGGGACTGCAGGAATTAGCGAAATAGGATATGAACAATCTTTCACTGACAATTTCAGCGTATCACTGTTTGTTAACCCATTTGATGGTTTTTCAATTAAAGGAAAAGACTTGTTACCTGGATATCAAAGTATTCAAACTCGTAAAACTCAATTTGCCTTTGGTTGGGGTTTAAATTATAATTTGGGAAGTTTATTCGGCTTAAATGATACTTTTATATCCATGGAAGGAAAAAGCGGAAAACGTGGTGCTAGTAGTAATGTCAGCTTACTTAAATCGTTTAATATGACGAAAAATTGGAAAATTTCACCATATATTGGCTCAAGTTATTATTCATCTAAATATACAGATTATTACTTTGGTATTAAACAATCCGAATTAGGTAATAAAATTACATCCGTATATAAACCTAAAGCAGCTTATGCAACACACATAGGTATTAATACTGATTATGCTTTCACCAACAATCTTGGCATGGGTTTATCTGTCGGTTGGAATAAATATTCTAAAGAAATTAAGCAATCTCCTATCATAAAACGAGACTCTCAATTTACTTCATCTCTTAACCTTTATTATAAGTTCTAA
- a CDS encoding DNA polymerase III subunit delta': MLYPWLQHTYQQLTESFLHGRGHHALLFKTDSGLGTETLIRHFAHWLLCQNPHREQACQQCKSCLLTAAGNHPDFHILEPIDGKDIGIDQVREANAKLQNFSQQGGNAVVYIRGAERLTEASSNALLKTLEEPHNSVYFLLEAPLQGAMLPTIQSRCQTWLIHPPETDIALDWLQANCSGVDFSSCEIAMRLCHQRPLICKTFLENDRLQARKTFLQTFWRFFKSRDVLLLFTAFDKEKELVLQQLEWLDSFFADALKAKMDIAIGWTNPDLQAGILPFSQQLSAQALLKGHQILQQTRQDLQQVNAMNLELMLLNYLTKLALETFE, encoded by the coding sequence ATGCTATATCCTTGGCTTCAACACACTTATCAACAACTTACAGAATCCTTTTTGCATGGGCGTGGTCATCACGCCCTGTTATTTAAAACCGATTCGGGTTTAGGGACGGAAACGCTTATTCGTCATTTTGCGCATTGGCTACTTTGCCAAAATCCGCACAGGGAACAAGCTTGCCAACAGTGTAAAAGTTGTTTATTGACTGCTGCCGGAAACCACCCTGATTTCCATATTTTAGAGCCGATTGACGGTAAAGATATCGGTATTGATCAAGTGCGTGAAGCCAATGCCAAATTGCAAAACTTCTCGCAACAAGGTGGCAATGCGGTGGTATATATTCGTGGTGCGGAACGTTTAACCGAAGCAAGCAGCAATGCACTCTTAAAAACGCTTGAAGAACCGCATAACAGCGTTTATTTTCTGCTTGAAGCACCACTACAAGGTGCAATGCTCCCGACCATTCAAAGTCGCTGCCAAACGTGGTTAATTCATCCGCCGGAAACGGATATTGCGTTAGATTGGTTGCAAGCAAACTGTAGCGGTGTTGATTTTTCCTCTTGTGAAATTGCGATGCGTTTATGTCATCAACGCCCGCTGATTTGCAAAACTTTTTTAGAAAACGACCGCTTGCAAGCCCGCAAAACCTTTTTACAAACTTTTTGGCGTTTCTTTAAAAGCCGAGATGTATTGCTCCTCTTCACCGCATTTGATAAAGAAAAGGAACTGGTATTGCAGCAATTAGAATGGTTGGATAGCTTTTTTGCTGATGCGTTAAAAGCCAAAATGGATATTGCAATCGGTTGGACAAATCCGGACTTACAAGCCGGTATTCTGCCGTTTAGCCAACAACTCTCCGCCCAAGCGCTGCTAAAAGGTCACCAAATTCTGCAACAAACCCGCCAGGACTTACAGCAAGTAAATGCGATGAATTTGGAATTGATGTTACTTAACTACCTGACAAAGCTAGCGCTAGAGACGTTTGAATAA
- the tmk gene encoding dTMP kinase — protein MRGKFIVLEGLEGAGKTTAHQVILAQLEKAGKNVVQTREPGGTPLAEKLRHLIKHETEEAVSNKAELLMLYAARIQLVENVIKPALAEGKWVLGDRHDMSSQAYQGGGRQIDRHLLETLKETVLGKFEPDLTIYLDIDPAVGLARARGRGELDRIEQQSLDFFYRTRQRYLELTQNNEKAVIINAEQSIEQVAADIQQAVENFLKIAK, from the coding sequence ATGCGTGGAAAATTTATTGTTCTGGAAGGTTTAGAGGGTGCAGGCAAAACCACTGCACACCAAGTGATTTTAGCTCAGTTGGAAAAAGCGGGCAAAAACGTGGTACAAACCCGTGAACCCGGCGGTACACCGTTAGCGGAAAAGTTACGCCATTTAATCAAACACGAAACCGAAGAGGCAGTTAGCAATAAAGCCGAATTACTGATGTTATATGCAGCACGCATTCAGTTAGTCGAAAACGTGATTAAACCGGCATTGGCAGAAGGCAAATGGGTGTTGGGCGATCGTCACGATATGTCTTCTCAGGCTTATCAAGGTGGTGGCCGCCAAATTGATCGTCACTTACTCGAAACCTTGAAAGAAACCGTGTTAGGCAAATTTGAGCCGGATTTGACCATTTATCTTGATATCGATCCTGCGGTCGGCTTAGCTCGCGCACGTGGTCGCGGTGAACTGGATCGTATCGAACAGCAAAGCCTCGATTTCTTTTATCGCACACGCCAACGTTATTTGGAACTGACACAAAATAACGAGAAAGCGGTAATTATTAATGCGGAACAATCTATCGAACAAGTTGCCGCTGACATTCAACAAGCGGTCGAAAACTTCTTAAAAATTGCAAAATAA
- the mltG gene encoding endolytic transglycosylase MltG — MIKKLLISLGLIGVITLGGAFYGYQKLSDLAQHPITAKADQFFLLEKGTSSQKLAQLLEEQGIVNHDDVSLLPYLMRFKPELSKFKAGTYSLNGLNTVEDLLKHLSSGKEVQLNVQFIEGKTFKVWREQLAKASYMQHTLTGKSEAEIAQLLGINHEKLEGWIAPDTYSYVPNSSDLALLKRAYQKQQKALDSAWQNRAENLPLASPYEMLILASIVEKETAIASERPQVASVFINRLRLKMKLQTDPTVIYGMGDRYNGNIRRKDLEEATPYNTYVIDGLPPTPIAMPSEAALKAVSQPDNTPYLYFVADGSGGHKFSKALNEHNQAVREWIKVERNRKLEKK, encoded by the coding sequence ATGATCAAAAAACTTCTTATTTCACTCGGCTTAATTGGTGTTATCACTTTAGGCGGCGCATTCTACGGCTATCAAAAACTCTCTGATTTAGCACAACATCCAATCACCGCTAAAGCAGATCAATTCTTCCTGTTAGAAAAAGGCACATCTAGCCAAAAGCTGGCGCAATTACTGGAAGAACAAGGTATCGTTAATCACGATGATGTGAGCTTACTACCCTACTTAATGCGTTTTAAACCCGAACTCAGCAAATTCAAAGCGGGTACTTACTCACTGAATGGACTTAACACGGTTGAAGATTTGCTGAAACATTTAAGTTCCGGCAAAGAAGTCCAACTTAACGTACAATTTATCGAAGGTAAAACCTTTAAGGTTTGGCGTGAACAACTTGCGAAAGCAAGTTATATGCAACACACGCTAACCGGAAAATCCGAAGCGGAAATTGCTCAATTGCTTGGTATTAATCATGAGAAGCTTGAAGGCTGGATTGCACCGGATACTTACAGCTACGTACCAAACTCAAGCGATTTAGCCTTACTTAAACGTGCTTATCAAAAGCAACAAAAAGCATTAGATAGCGCTTGGCAAAATCGAGCGGAAAATCTACCGCTTGCAAGCCCGTATGAAATGCTGATTTTGGCTTCTATTGTGGAAAAAGAAACCGCTATTGCGAGTGAACGCCCACAAGTGGCTTCCGTGTTTATTAATCGCCTCAGATTAAAAATGAAATTACAAACCGACCCGACCGTAATTTACGGCATGGGCGATCGTTACAACGGTAATATTCGCCGCAAAGATTTAGAAGAAGCCACGCCTTATAATACTTATGTGATTGACGGTTTACCGCCAACACCAATTGCAATGCCGAGCGAAGCGGCATTAAAAGCGGTTTCCCAACCGGATAATACGCCGTATCTTTATTTTGTAGCAGACGGCAGCGGCGGACACAAATTTAGTAAAGCCTTAAACGAACACAATCAAGCGGTTCGTGAATGGATCAAGGTTGAACGAAACAGAAAACTTGAGAAAAAATAA